The following are encoded in a window of Poseidonibacter antarcticus genomic DNA:
- a CDS encoding YceI family protein has product MKLVKLGLASLLAAGALYAGTYKVDTSHSNLGFKVKHLMISSVRGNFNDFSGSFEYDEKTKTIKALSGEAQVSSINTENEKRDGHLKSADFFDAKKYPTLTFKLTKIDGDDAYGVLTMKGVSKDIKLDFENNGEITDPWGNKRVGLELEGKINRKDFGLNWNKALEAGGVVVGEEVKLTIELEGILAK; this is encoded by the coding sequence ATGAAATTAGTAAAATTAGGATTAGCATCACTTTTAGCAGCAGGTGCATTATACGCAGGTACATACAAGGTTGATACAAGTCATTCAAATCTTGGATTTAAAGTTAAGCATTTAATGATCTCTAGTGTTAGAGGTAACTTTAATGACTTTTCTGGTTCATTTGAATATGATGAAAAAACAAAAACGATTAAAGCACTTAGTGGTGAAGCACAAGTAAGTTCAATTAATACAGAAAATGAAAAAAGAGATGGACATTTAAAATCAGCAGATTTTTTTGATGCAAAAAAATATCCTACATTAACATTTAAATTAACTAAAATTGATGGTGATGATGCTTATGGTGTATTAACAATGAAAGGTGTTTCAAAAGATATCAAATTAGATTTTGAAAACAATGGAGAAATCACAGATCCATGGGGAAATAAAAGAGTTGGTTTAGAATTAGAAGGAAAAATAAATAGAAAAGACTTCGGACTTAATTGGAATAAAGCCTTAGAAGCAGGTGGAGTTGTTGTTGGTGAAGAAGTTAAGCTGACTATTGAATTAGAAGGTATCTTAGCTAAATAG
- the uvrB gene encoding excinuclease ABC subunit UvrB, protein MAKFEVISDYKPAGDQPEAIKALSDSIDAGNQYNTLLGVTGSGKTYTMAKVIEKTQKPTLIMTHNKTLAAQLYSEFKQFFPNNHVEYFISYYDYYQPEAYIPRSDLFIEKDSSINEELERLRLSTTASLLSFDDVIVIASVSANYGLGNPEEYQAMVQRLDVGFEYSQRELLLKLVEMGYKRNDKFFDRSDFRVNGDVIDIYPAYYEDEFIRVEFFGDEVESITKHEYMTNNKTQDLKEVIIYSVNPFVVSNDKLSVAVKEIEEELDIRLKNLKENDKLVEYQRLKQRVEFDLEMIEGTGMCKGIENYARHLTGQKPGETPYSLMNYFEQIGKDFLLIVDESHVSLPQFRGMHAADRSRKEVLVDYGFRLPSALDNRPLKFDEFIKKAPSFLFVSATPNELELNLSSVVAEQVIRPTGLIEPKIDIMDSEFQVEKLYDEIKRVVEKNERVLVTVLTKKMAEELASYYSDLGIKVKYMHSEIDAIQRNHIIRQLRLGEFDVLIGINLLREGLDIPEASLIAILDADKEGFLRSRTALIQTMGRGARNENGRVILFAKRITDSMQFAIDETNRRREIQEAHNKKHGITPKSTKRKLDGSLKLEEYDELAWKKEKVEKMPAAERKKILIELNKQMKKASHDLNFEEAIRLRDEIEKIKKI, encoded by the coding sequence ATCGCAAAGTTTGAAGTAATAAGTGATTATAAGCCAGCAGGTGATCAACCAGAAGCTATAAAAGCATTAAGTGATTCAATAGATGCAGGGAATCAATATAATACTCTTTTAGGTGTTACAGGTTCAGGTAAGACTTATACTATGGCAAAGGTAATTGAAAAGACTCAAAAACCAACGCTAATAATGACTCATAATAAAACTCTTGCAGCTCAATTATATTCAGAGTTTAAGCAATTCTTTCCAAATAATCATGTTGAATATTTCATTTCATACTATGATTATTATCAACCTGAAGCATATATTCCACGATCTGATTTATTTATTGAAAAAGATTCTTCTATAAATGAAGAACTTGAAAGACTAAGACTTAGTACAACAGCATCGCTACTTTCTTTTGATGATGTAATTGTAATAGCATCGGTTTCAGCAAACTATGGTTTAGGAAATCCTGAAGAGTATCAAGCGATGGTTCAAAGATTGGATGTAGGATTTGAATATTCTCAACGTGAGTTATTATTAAAACTTGTAGAAATGGGATATAAAAGAAATGATAAGTTTTTTGATAGATCAGATTTTAGGGTAAATGGCGATGTAATTGATATTTATCCAGCATATTATGAAGATGAATTTATTAGAGTTGAGTTTTTTGGTGATGAAGTTGAATCAATCACAAAACACGAATATATGACTAATAATAAAACACAAGACTTAAAAGAAGTGATAATCTACTCAGTAAATCCATTTGTTGTATCAAATGATAAGCTTTCTGTTGCAGTAAAAGAAATAGAAGAAGAGCTAGATATTAGATTAAAGAACTTAAAAGAAAATGATAAATTAGTTGAATATCAAAGACTAAAACAAAGAGTAGAATTTGATTTAGAAATGATTGAAGGTACAGGAATGTGTAAGGGAATTGAAAACTATGCACGACATTTAACTGGTCAAAAACCAGGTGAAACACCATACTCTTTGATGAACTACTTTGAACAAATAGGCAAAGACTTTTTATTAATTGTAGATGAATCACATGTTTCTCTTCCTCAATTTCGTGGAATGCACGCAGCTGATAGGTCAAGAAAAGAAGTATTAGTTGATTATGGATTTAGACTTCCAAGTGCTTTGGATAATAGACCTTTAAAGTTTGATGAGTTTATTAAAAAAGCTCCTAGTTTTCTTTTTGTAAGTGCAACGCCAAATGAATTGGAATTAAATTTAAGCTCCGTAGTTGCAGAGCAAGTAATAAGACCAACAGGACTAATTGAACCAAAAATTGATATTATGGATTCAGAATTTCAAGTTGAAAAATTATATGATGAAATAAAAAGAGTAGTAGAAAAAAATGAAAGAGTTTTAGTAACTGTTTTAACAAAAAAAATGGCAGAAGAATTAGCTTCATACTACAGTGATTTAGGAATAAAAGTTAAATATATGCATAGTGAGATAGATGCAATTCAAAGAAATCATATAATAAGACAATTAAGACTAGGGGAGTTTGATGTACTAATTGGTATTAACCTCCTTAGAGAAGGTTTAGATATACCAGAAGCTTCACTAATAGCTATTTTAGATGCAGATAAAGAAGGATTTTTACGTTCACGTACAGCTCTTATTCAAACAATGGGAAGAGGTGCAAGAAATGAAAATGGAAGAGTAATCCTTTTTGCAAAAAGAATAACAGACTCAATGCAATTTGCAATAGATGAAACAAATAGAAGAAGAGAAATACAAGAAGCACATAATAAAAAACATGGAATAACACCAAAATCAACAAAAAGAAAATTAGACGGAAGTTTAAAACTAGAAGAATACGATGAACTAGCATGGAAAAAAGAAAAAGTAGAAAAAATGCCAGCTGCTGAGCGAAAAAAAATATTAATAGAACTAAATAAACAAATGAAAAAAGCATCGCATGATTTAAACTTTGAAGAAGCAATAAGATTAAGAGATGAAATAGAAAAAATCAAAAAAATATAA